The genomic region AAATTGGCTGGTTACTTGGGATTCATGTGAATAGGACCCACCCCCATTTTATCCATCATCCTTTGGTATTTTTTCGGGATTCTATAATGCTCTAGGATTCCTGTCTCAGTAGAATATTGCATTTCTATGGCGGGAGCATCAATTCTGCGCTGGAGTGTTTTATTGAAAGATTCGACCATGCTGTTTGCCTGCAGCATAGAGACAATGGCTTCGTATCCTTTACCTTCCAAAGCTGCTTCAATTCTTGCTTTTTCTATTTCAAATATCCCCGAATCGCGCAGCATTTCCTGTACTTTTGTATTATTCTGCCAGTATGGATTTAACCTGTAGGTAGACATAAAACCATTATCGTCATATTTTCTTAAGAACACTGGATGATTATGAGAAAACTTTTGCTTAACTAAAGTTATAATATTACTACTATGTTTAATCTGCCCTCTAATAATGGCCTCTGCCCTATTTACAGCTAGTGTACTGCATAATTTCTGGAAGCTTTCTTCTGTGGATAATCTCTGCTCCAGGTCTGCCCTTGATTCTGACATAAGGTCTGTGGAAAAATTACCAGATATATAAAAGTGATTATGATTTAAGCGCTTTCTATTCCCACTACCTTAACATCAAAATTTAAATCCTTTCCTGCCAGGGGATGGTTTAAGTCCAGAGTGACTTCCTTGTCGCCTATTTCAGTTATTTTAGCAGGGAATTGCTTTCCGTCCGGAGATTTCAGAAGAAGCATCATTCCTTCTTTAGGCTCGGGCTGTTTGGGCAGCTGCTCTCTTGGTATTTTCTGCATCATCTGAGGATTGTGCTGGCCGTAGGCGTCCTTTGACTCAATGTGGATATTTTTTTGGCTCCCTTTTTCCATCCCCATTACTGCCTGGTCGAATGCTTTTATCACTTTGCCAGAGCCTACTTCGAATTCCAACGGCTGCTTGCCGTCTGTGGTATCAAAAACAGTTCCGTCATCCAATTTCCCAGTATAATCGACTTTTATCTTATCTCCTTTCTTTACATTCATATTATCACCCATTAAAACCGAAGAAAACATTCAACGATTAAAATAAAGTAAGTTGTTATTTTATTTAAGTGTTTGGGTTGCTTTTTTTCTTCCTCAGCTTCACATAAATTGTAGAGCCCTTTGTTATAAACTTATCTAGAATATTCTTAAAATCATCATGCAATTCACCATTATTTATCATCCTGGCCAACTGATAGACATCTACAGAAGACAGCTTATCCCATAACCCCAGCTTCTTGATTGCGTCTTCAAACTGCCTCCG from Candidatus Woesearchaeota archaeon harbors:
- a CDS encoding peptidylprolyl isomerase — encoded protein: MNVKKGDKIKVDYTGKLDDGTVFDTTDGKQPLEFEVGSGKVIKAFDQAVMGMEKGSQKNIHIESKDAYGQHNPQMMQKIPREQLPKQPEPKEGMMLLLKSPDGKQFPAKITEIGDKEVTLDLNHPLAGKDLNFDVKVVGIESA